The Amblyomma americanum isolate KBUSLIRL-KWMA chromosome 6, ASM5285725v1, whole genome shotgun sequence genome has a window encoding:
- the LOC144093869 gene encoding uncharacterized protein LOC144093869 produces MSDAQYAEMTKYITVSWRRLLDSPRTALVLILALECFLHKVSSQGVTTTVASTSYTLSNETTQPLEASNFTLVNFSSILLEKEISITNSSLEGELKAEATSVLKTSSGWQENVNKTNSSVDWPQRDDPVIRGPTGEGTVERLPVIKRVKKRPTGAAARRKPLYDHGHGHIDEPGYTPFIKDVGDVPVRVKVISAECHEGVMRIELRFNGSFLGLVYSTGYAHDPDCVYVNGSGGATYTLDVRANRCGTLGRSDLLVQPAQPSSAGEKVRGHQLWNSLTVQYDRQIEDSADERFRVTCEYAFDYWKTVSFPLLNVEVNTGTAVVFTLPPPQCSMEVRLGYGLSGPRAQGPVTVGDPLTLVITMTSVLRDVDILVSNCVAHNGADQKLQLVDVHGCTLQERLLSAFRGSHSTRAEGGQEVALFAFLKAFRFTGSRALYIECDVHMCHSSCPTQQCSWRQRRKRSASPALAAANDSATPFETLNLFQALEVLHTDADAQQSLPYSDPSGSLVCLKATGFAAGVALVFLMMSVCFGLSACTVIKLRGKKPEKGDPLSDDNQPPDY; encoded by the exons ATGAGCGATGCCCAGTATGCAGAGATGACCAAGTATATCACTGTTTCTTGGCGGCGACTACTCGACTCACCGAGGACAGCATTGGTGTTAATTCTCGCGCTGGAATGTTTCCTTCACAAG GTGTCTTCCCAAGGCGTCACTACTACCGTAGCATCCACAAGCTATACCTTGTCAAACGAGACAACGCAACCTTTGGAAGCGTCCAACTTTACCCTGGTGAATTTTTCTTCAATCCTGTTAGAAAAAGAAATTTCGATTACAAACTCGTCACTCGAAGGCGAGCTCAAAGCAGAAGCAACATCAGTTTTGAAGACAAGTAGCGGATGGCAAGAAAATGTCAACAAAACAAACTCCAGCGTTGATTGGCCGCAACGTGACGACCCTGTAATAAGAGGTCCCACAGGTGAAG GCACTGTGGAAAGACTGCCAGTAATCAAGAGGGTGAAGAAACGGCCTACAGGAGCAGCGGCGCGGAGAAAGCCGCTCTACGACCACGGCCACGGGCACATTGACGAGCCTGGGTACACGCCTTTCATCAAGGACGTCGGAGACGTGCCAGTTCGTGTCAAGG TGATATCTGCCGAATGCCACGAGGGCGTGATGCGCATCGAGCTGCGCTTCAACGGCTCCTTTCTGGGCCTGGTGTACAGCACAGGCTACGCTCACGACCCGGACTGCGTGTACGTGAACGGCTCCGGTGGCGCCACCTACACGCTTGACGTGCGCGCCAACCGCTGCGGCACACTCGGCCGGAGCGACCTGCTCGTGCAGCCCGCGCAGCCTTCCTCCGCCGGCGAGAAG GTGCGTGGCCACCAGCTGTGGAACTCGCTGACGGTGCAGTACGACCGCCAGATCGAGGACTCGGCTGACGAGCGATTCCGCGTCACGTGCGAGTACGCCTTCGACTACTGGAAGACGGTCTCCTTCCCGCTTCTGAACGTCGA GGTGAACACGGGTACGGCGGTGGTGTTCACGCTTCCGCCGCCGCAGTGCAGCATGGAAGTGCGTCTGGGCTACGGACTCTCGGGACCCCGGGCGCAGGGTCCCGTGACGGTGGGAGACCCGCTCACCCTCGTGATCACCATGACCAGCGTGCTGC GTGACGTTGACATCCTCGTCAGCAACTGTGTGGCTCACAATGGAGCCGATCAGAAGCTTCAGCTCGTCGATGTACACGG GTGCACCCTGCAGGAACGTCTCTTGAGCGCTTTCCGCGGCTCGCATTCCACTCGTGCGGAAGGGGGTCAAGAGGTGGCGCTGTTTGCCTTCCTCAAGGCCTTCCGCTTTACgggcagccgagcgctgtacatCGAGTGCGATGTGCACATGTGCCACAGTTCGTGCCCG ACCCAGCAATGCTCGTGGCGTCAGCGCCGGAAGAGGTCGGCTTCGCCAGCGCTCGCAGCGGCCAACGACTCGGCTACACCTTTCGAGACGCTCAACCTGTTCCAAGCACTGGAAGTGCTTCACACCGACGCTGACGCGCAGCAAAGCCTGCCCTACTCCG ATCCCAGTGGCAGCTTAGTGTGCCTGAAGGCGACGGGCTTCGCAGCAGGAGTGGCGCTCGTTTTTCTGATGATGTCCGTGTGCTTCGGACTCTCGGCTTGCACTGTCATTAAGCTCAGGGGGAAGAAACCGGAAAAAGGAGATCCACTGAGTGACGACAACCAGCCTCCTGACTACTGA